AAATTTCATAACACTAAGGTGCGATCCAGTCAAAATCAACCAGATGATCTAGATTATTAGTCTCTTTTTTATCAGGATTTGATCTTAAATATTTACCATTAGTGCCATTAACTACATTCACACTCTCACCAATATTCCAGCAACAGTTATTGTAATTCCAAATCCATGTAGTAGCACTATTGCCCGACATATCCAATAATCTAATAGCCTCATCTTTAGTTTTTTTAATTGCTCTTGAAATACTAGAGTCATTAACTGTATGAAATGCATAATGTGTAATAATACCACTTGAGTCTTTCCAAACTCCTGAAATTCTGTATTCTGCCATAATTGAAATATAAATTAATTTATTGCAATTTACATTCACTTTTTATGTGATCACTACGGATTTCCATAATGAAATAATACTATTTTTTATTAAAGAATAGCATTCATTTCCATAATTTCGCATAATTAATCACTGAAATTTCAGTATTATAGTAAGAAACAGCAGTACAAAAGACCAATAAAAGAACTACAGCATCCCATCCATGAAAATAGAGCATATCGCAGTCTGGGTAAAAGACCTGGAGAACATCAGGAATTTCTATGAACAGTATTTCGGGGCCGTTTCCAATGAAAAATACCGTAACCCGGCCAAACATTTTGAATCCTACTTTTTAAGTTTTGACAACGGCTGCCGCCTGGAAATCATGTCCCGGCCGGACATTGGGGAAAGCGGTCATTCTTACGATGACCAGAAATCCGGCATCACCCACCTTGCATTTTCCACGGGCAGCAGGGAAAAGGTTGATGAACTGACGGAACGGCTAAGACAGGACGGTTACTGGATTGCCGGAGAACCGCGTACCACCGGAGACGGATATTACGAAAGCGTGATCCTGGACCCGGAAAACAATATTATTGAAATTACGGAGTAGCTGGATAGGTGAACGATAGAAGTAATTCAGTATATTTACTGTAACTCAAGGTATTGGGTAAAACCTCCACAGAAATAAGTATAAAGGTAAAAGTACATGTAAAACACAGAAATATTCAGCCCATGAGAAAACAACTTATTGTATTACCAGCCGTTTTTGCTTTGATGCTGTCCTGCAACAGCCCGAAAGAATCCGCCGCGGAAACATCTGCCAATGAAAAACTGGTTGAAACCTATTTTAAGCATTTCAACCGTCATGACTGGAAAGCGCTTGCGCACATGTATACTGAAACACCACAGTTTAAAGATCCTTCATTGGGACCGGGAACCGTAACACAGACCAGGCAGCAGATTATTGATAAATATTCTGAGCTCAGCACCGTGTTTCCGGATCTTCAGGATAAAATTGTCCAGGTATATCCTTCCGGTGAAAAACACATTATCGTTGAATTTGTTTCAAGCGGCACCGCAGCAGACGGCTCGAAATTTCAATTGCCCATCTGTGCGGTTTTTACCATCGAGAACGGACGTATCACCAAAGACTTTTCATATTTTGACAATTTTGAAGAAAACCAATAGCAGGAAAATGGCTTCAGGACACACAGGATGAAATTCCGAGGCCGGGAAGATCATTCTATAAATAGCTCAGTCAGTCTTAACCTTCGCTGACTGCCCTGAATTTACGCCGGTTCCACTGCCTTATGAATGCTTTTCCGTCTTCAAACCTGTAGAAACACGGTTCTTTCTCTTTTTCTTTCGGCCTGATCAGGGTAAAGCACTCCCCTTCCGGAAGCTCAATGATCTCGTGGACGGTGTCTGCCGCAACAAAATGGGAAGTCCCTTCCTGCCTGTGGTGTACGGAGGAATGATATGTTCCGTCTTCATGGATTTCATAAACCCTTTCCACATAGCTGCCTTTTAAAATATGCGTGGTGAAACTGAAAGGATGGTCATGGATATGTTCATGCTGGTCTTTTGCGCTGAAATGGTGAATAACCGCATCGAAAGGCAACCCCTTTAAGTGATGCTTGGTAAATACGGCATTCATTTTTTCACGTCTGGTCTTTATATTAATCATGTTTTTTAATTTATGGAGGTGATGTCCTGAACGTTGGATATCACTTGATTTATTTTGGGTTCAGAACCCGGAAATGAGGAATGCATAACTGTATTTCCCTTCCTGAATTTAGGTATATGCTATAAAGTTAATAAAAAAAACAGGAATTGAGGCTATTGAAGGGTATGATAACTTAATTTGAGCGCCTGTTAAAACTTATTTTTATAAATAATTTCCTAGAGATAAAGGCAATCCCGCGGATCTCTATGTGTGTTCAATTGCCAATCCAAAACCACCGGCAAGAGTCTTTATGACATCAGTCTGAAAAGCTTTAGGTAAAATTCAGCAGCCTTATCATCTTTACAAAAGTAAAACGGATCAATAGCTTGAGATGATGACCTAAATCATCAAACAAAAATACTCCGATGATCCTTTTTTCCCTATTTTTACTTTACAATTATAATTGACATATGAAAAAAACAGTTTTTGCAGGGATCATGGCTTTAGGAGGATTGGTAACAGCACAGGCACAATGTACTGCCGTATCGGCAATTGCTGAAAATTTCGACACTTGGAAGGATATCAGTAAATGCTGGACGGCACAGCAGGGAAAGGCAATGCTGTACAGCAGTGATAAAAAGATCGTTTTTTACTCCATGACCAATCCCGGGGAAAATATGTTCCTGGTAACCCCTAAAATAAAGGCAGGAACCTACACCCTTACCCTTGACAGTTCAGACAACGGCGGCAAAACCACCCTGGAACTGTTCTCTATAGGCAGTACATCCGACACAAAATCATACACCGCTATAACCAAACCTTCTGAAATAACAGGAGACCGGAAAGTAATAACGGTTACGTTGAAGAAAGATGCTTACCTGGGGCTCAAAGTTTTGCTAAGCGGCATCCATCAGGCTGTTTATGTGGATAATTTCTCCCTTAAGCCTAAAAAATAACTGCTTCAACACGCATCAGCACATTTTTTTTAAAAGCGAGCAGGAACAGTTAACAGAGCACAATCAAAAAACAAAAATCAATCCGAGAAGTTTTAGATTTCCGGCACTTCTTTACCGTTGCTGCAATATGCATCAGGTATGAAGGAATCCGGGGAAAACTGTTTTACAGCATTCGCAAAGCTCCGTACCGGAAGTCCGAAACGGCTTCTGCCACAAGCCTCGAGATCAGCCTCGTTCATATGAAAAAGCAGCAGCTGTCATACTGAAAGGATTAGTAAATGAATTCCGATATGGCCAATACCGTATGTCACAATTTGTTCATACTTAAATGACTTTTTTGAATATATTCATAATGACGGTTTTCACTTTCACAACATAATCTTCAATTCTGGAGTGTTTGTTTTTTTATTGAATTCGTTAATATATCGTGGTACAGGTGTAAATGTACAATTGTCTGGAATAGTTTTCTAACGGCACTTCCCGCAATTCAGTTTTTTATGAACCGTTAACCGATGATAATCCATACTATAGGAAATAAATACTTAAAGCCATGAAAAACATTTCCAAGACATCCAGGCTGCTGAAAACAGCTGATCCGTAATACACAGTAACTTTTGTCCGGCTGTTTATTGACTGATTAAATGATTAAATAAACACATCTGAAAAAAAAGTTTGCATAATTGAACACTGTTCATTATTTTTGTAAATTATTAGATGTTTCTTTTTGGAGAACTAAAACTGATACGTAAGAACCCGGCATAAAATATCATATTGCATATGAGCATCACGGAAAGAAAAAATAAGGAGAAAATAGAAATGCGCAAGCGTATTCTGGATGCGGCGCGCAAAATATTCCTTCAGAAAGGCTATGAAAATACCAGTATGCGGAATATTGCCAGCGAAATCAGCTACAGTGCAGGTACGATCTATTTTCACTTTAAAGATAAAAGCGAGATTTTTCACGAACTTCATAAAGAAGGCTTCCTGCTATTGCTTACGCAATTGAGGGTTTTAGACAGTGTGGCAGATCCTTTTGAACGCCTGAAGGCTGTAGGCAGGGTATTCATCCAGTTTGCCCAGGAAAACAAAGATTATTACAACCTGATGTTTATAGTAGAAGAATCAGCTTCAGATAACTCCGGGGAAGGAGGCTTCCAGATTGCCAAGGAAGCCATCAACCACCTGTTCCTTTTGATTAAGGAATGTCAGGCTAAAGGCCGGTTCACCGATATGGATGCTGAATATTTTACCTTTATGGTACTGTCATCGGTCCACGGCATCTGTGCCCTTTTCTGCAAAGACCGTACGGTAAGCTTTGCAAGCAAAACCAATGAAGAGCTGATGGAGAACGGATACAATTGTCTTGTAAAGCTTCTGGAAAAAGGATAACACCTTTTTTTTACTATAAAATTGAACAGTGTTTAAAATAAATACAATGATTAACAAATCTAAAAAAAGACTGCTCCGGTATTTCTGCCTGCTGGTCTTAATGCATCTGCCTACGAAAATTTTAAAGGCACAAAACAGGCTCGATTCCTATATACAGGAAGGTATCGGATCTAACCAGAGTATCAGGCAGCAGTCTTTTATTCTTGAAAAAAATATCTATGCGCTGGGTGAAGCCAAAAGTATGTTTCTGCCTAATGTTTCTTTTTCCACCACGTACACCAAAGCAGACGGAGGGAGAACCATAGATTTTCCTACAGGCGATCTTCTGAACGGCGTCTACTCCACTTTAAACCAGCTGACCGGGAGCAGCTCATTTCCGCAGCTTCAGAACCAGAGCATCCTGCTTAACCCGGATAATTTCTACGATGCCAAATTCCGCATCACCCAGCCCATTTTGAATGCGGAGCTCGGCTACAACAGAAAGGTCAGATCAAAACAGATCGACCTGCAGAAAACGGAAATCCTGCTGTATAAACGGGAACTGGTGAAAGAAATAAAAACGGCCTATTACAATTACCTGAAGGCCGCGAATGCCACAAAGATTTACCGGTCTTACCTTACCCTGGTTAATGAAGGGGAAAGGGTGAACAGGAAACTGCTTGAGAATGGAAAAATCAACCGGACAGCCGTAGTCAGAAGCCAGAATGAAGTTTCAAAGATCAGAGCCTCCATTACCGCCTCTGAGAAAACGGAAGAATCTGCAAAGTATTATTTTAACTTTCTCCTGAACCGCCCTTTAAAAGACAGCATAGTGGCAGATGATATTGACACCTTACCGGAACAGTCAAAGGTGCTGAATGGAGATATCAGCAGCCGTGAAGAACTGTCTAAACTCCAGATATCCGGGGACATCAGTAATGACCTGACCGGCCTTGCCAAGTCTTATTTCATCCCGAAGATCGGGGCAAGCCTTGATCTGGGTTCGCAGGCTTTCGACTGGAAGTTCAACCAGAAATCCAGGTATTATTTGCTGGGCATTTCACTGGAATGGAATCTTTTTGCTTTCGGTAAGAATACCTACAAAATAAAGCAGGCCGTTGCGGAACAGCAGGCCATCTCATCCCAGACCACATACGTACAGCAGCAGCTTTTAACCGAGCTGAAAGTGCGGCAGGCCAATCTGGAAAGCGCTGTTGCCCAGTATACCGCCGCACAGTCTCAGCTGAAAACAAGCCAGACCTATTACAATGATATGTCTAAACTTTACAAAGAAGGAATGACGATCTACATTGAGCTTCTGGATGCTCAGAATCAGTGGATCGACGCAAAACTGAAGTCTAATATTGCATTATTTGACACGTGGATCGCTTATACAGCCATTGAACGGGCCAATGCCAGCTTTACAATACAACAATAATAATCACTATGAAAAAAATACAATCAACTGCCCTAGCCCTATCCCTGGCTCTGTTTACTATTTCCTGCAGTGAAAAGCAGCCTGAAAAAAACAGGCAAAGAGGCCAAGGCCAGGATATTATATCCGTAAAAATCTCGCCGTTGTCCTCTGAAGATGTATCCGGTTCCATACTGGCTACAGGGCTGGTAAGCACGGAAGATCAGGCCAATTATTCATTCAAGGTCGGTGGGGTCATCAGCAGGATATGGGTGGATGAAGGGCAGTCTTTCCGGAAAGGGCAGCTGCTTGCCACATTAAACACAACGGAAATAGCAGCAGGCGTTGCCCAGGCCGACCTGAACGTGGCCAAAGCCCAGCGTGACTACAACCGGGCAAATAACCTCTATAAAGACAGCGTTTTCTCTCTTGAACAGCTGCAGAACACCAGAACGGCACTTGAAGTTGCCCGGCAGTCTAAACAGGCTGCGGCATTCAATGAGCGGTATGCTAAAATCTATGCGGTTTCAGACGGTTTTGTTTCTAAAAAGCTGGTCAGTGAAGGAGAGATTGTAAGCGGCGGAATGCCTGTTTTCCTTACCAATTCCACCCAGAAAAACAACAGCTATTTACTGAAAGTGGGCGTAACAGACCTTGAGTGGGCAGCCATTAAAACAGGACAGCCTGCAAGCGTTACCCTGGACGGCTACCCTGACCGGAAATTCGAGGCAGCCGTCTTCAGGAAACTGCAGTCCGCCGACCGGGAAATCGGTTCATTTCAGGTAGAACTGAAATTAAAGCTTGACCGGGTGGCTCCCGCCGTGGGGATGTTCGGTAAAGCTGAAATAAAAACAGACCAATCAGGAAAATCCGTCGTCATCCCTTACAATGCATTGGTAGAAGCGGACGGTAATCAGGGGTTTGTTTTCGTTCCGAACGGTAAAAACAGGGTAAAGAAAGTACCTGTGAATATCCTGAAGTTCGACAATACCAAGGTATACCTCAGAGAAAAACCTTACGGAACTGATGCCATAGTTGTATCCAACAGTGCCTACCTCAACGAGCAATCCATTATCAAAATCATCAAGTAATTATGAAGATTACAAATTTCTCCGTTAAGAATTACCAGTTTACCCTGATCATATTTGTGCTTGTTGCAGTAGTCGGTATTCTGACCCTTTTTACCATGCCGCGGTCTGAAGATCCCACCACCCATCCCCCGCAGTACCTGGTAACGGTAATTTACCCCGGAACCAGCCCTAAGGATATGGAAGAACAGGTGGTAAAACCTATTGAAAATAAAATTTACGGCCTGGAAAATATTGATAAGATCCTTACCACTGTTGAAGACGGGGTTGCCGCCATCCAGATCAAATTCAAGTACGGGGTTGATGTGGACAACAAATACCAGGAAATATCCACAGAGATCAATGCCCTTAAAGGCAGCGAGCTCCCAAAAGACATTTACCTCATCAAAACCGAAAAAATATCATCTTCTGATGTTAAAATACTGCAGGTTGCTTTAGTGTCAAACACCGCGTCCGGAAAGACATTGAGAGACAGGGCGGACGAGCTGAAAACCCAGCTTGAAAAAATTACCAACCTCCGGGAAGTAAAATATGCAGGGATCCCGGAACAGGAAATAAGGATTGACCTGCAGCTTGATAAACTGGCCCGGCTGAACATACCGCTGAACCTGGTGATGGGAAGCATACAGAGTGAAGCAGCCGATATTCCCGGAGGCAGCATCAATCTGGACAGTAAAGTTTTCAATGTAAAGACAAGCGGGAAATTCAAGAATGTAGAAGATGTAGCCAACACGGTTATTTATAATGCCGGAGGAAAAATCATCTATCTGAAAGATGTGGCCCGCGTTACCTATAAAGACGGCACGGTGAACCACATTACGCGCCTTAACGGAAACCGCTGCATCCTGGTTACCGCTGCTATGAAAGACAATGTGAATATCACAAATGTTCAGGAAGAATATACGCCTGTTGTGGAAGCATTCGGCAAAACATTGCCTGAAAATATAAAAATGGTCAAGAATTTTGACCAGGCGGATATGGTATCCCAGCGTCTGGGTCATCTTGGGTTTGATTTTGTCCTGGCCATTCTCCTGGTTGTGATTACCTTACTGCCGCTGGGGTTCCGGGCTTCTGTTATTGTAATGATTTCCATACCGCTTTCCCTTGCCCTGGGGCTTATCACCATGAACCTGTTGGGATATTCACTCAATCAGCTGAGTATTGTCGGTTTGGTTGTCGCACTGGGACTGCTGGTGGATGACAGTATTGTGGTGGTTGAAAATATAGAACGCTGGCTGAGAGAAGGCCACTCCCAGAAAGATGCTGTTTTAAAAGGCACAAAGCAGATCGGTATTGCGGTTGTGGGATGTACGGCTACCCTGGTCATTGCATTTCTTCCGCTGGCATTTCTCCCGGATATTGCGGGTGAGTTTATCCGCAGCCTTCCCATGGCTGTTATGACCAGTGTTTTGGCATCGATGATCGTGGCACTGACCATGGTTCCGTTTTTAGGAAGCAAAATACTGAAGACCCATACCCATGCAGAAGGAAATTTTTTCCTTAAAAATTTACAGAAGTTTTTAAGCCTGTCTTACAAACGCATCATGCCGCTGGCCCTGAAATGGCCGAAAGCAACCATCGGAATATCCGTTGTACTGAGTATCCTCGCATTTATGCTTTTTCCTCTTGCGGGTTTCAAGCTGTTCCCCACTTCAGAAAAACCGATGTTCCTTATCAACATCAAAATGCCTCTTCAGGCAGACATTCCTGAAAGCGACCGGGTGACCAAAATGATAGAAAAAGAGCTTAAGAAAGAGGATGAAATCGTTCATTATACCTCAAATGTAGGAAAGGGGAATCCCCAGATTTATTACAATGTGCACCAGCAGGATATCAAACCGGATTTTGCCCAGATCTTCGTACAGCTGGAAGATGAAGCCGGTCCCGGAGCAAAGACGGAACTGATTAAAAAGCTCAGATCAAAGTTCAGCAGCTTTCCTTATGCAAGGGTGGAAATAAAAGATTTTGAACAGGGA
The sequence above is a segment of the Chryseobacterium sp. JJR-5R genome. Coding sequences within it:
- a CDS encoding DUF3892 domain-containing protein translates to MAEYRISGVWKDSSGIITHYAFHTVNDSSISRAIKKTKDEAIRLLDMSGNSATTWIWNYNNCCWNIGESVNVVNGTNGKYLRSNPDKKETNNLDHLVDFDWIAP
- a CDS encoding VOC family protein, which produces MKIEHIAVWVKDLENIRNFYEQYFGAVSNEKYRNPAKHFESYFLSFDNGCRLEIMSRPDIGESGHSYDDQKSGITHLAFSTGSREKVDELTERLRQDGYWIAGEPRTTGDGYYESVILDPENNIIEITE
- a CDS encoding nuclear transport factor 2 family protein; its protein translation is MRKQLIVLPAVFALMLSCNSPKESAAETSANEKLVETYFKHFNRHDWKALAHMYTETPQFKDPSLGPGTVTQTRQQIIDKYSELSTVFPDLQDKIVQVYPSGEKHIIVEFVSSGTAADGSKFQLPICAVFTIENGRITKDFSYFDNFEENQ
- a CDS encoding TetR/AcrR family transcriptional regulator, with protein sequence MSITERKNKEKIEMRKRILDAARKIFLQKGYENTSMRNIASEISYSAGTIYFHFKDKSEIFHELHKEGFLLLLTQLRVLDSVADPFERLKAVGRVFIQFAQENKDYYNLMFIVEESASDNSGEGGFQIAKEAINHLFLLIKECQAKGRFTDMDAEYFTFMVLSSVHGICALFCKDRTVSFASKTNEELMENGYNCLVKLLEKG
- a CDS encoding TolC family protein, translated to MINKSKKRLLRYFCLLVLMHLPTKILKAQNRLDSYIQEGIGSNQSIRQQSFILEKNIYALGEAKSMFLPNVSFSTTYTKADGGRTIDFPTGDLLNGVYSTLNQLTGSSSFPQLQNQSILLNPDNFYDAKFRITQPILNAELGYNRKVRSKQIDLQKTEILLYKRELVKEIKTAYYNYLKAANATKIYRSYLTLVNEGERVNRKLLENGKINRTAVVRSQNEVSKIRASITASEKTEESAKYYFNFLLNRPLKDSIVADDIDTLPEQSKVLNGDISSREELSKLQISGDISNDLTGLAKSYFIPKIGASLDLGSQAFDWKFNQKSRYYLLGISLEWNLFAFGKNTYKIKQAVAEQQAISSQTTYVQQQLLTELKVRQANLESAVAQYTAAQSQLKTSQTYYNDMSKLYKEGMTIYIELLDAQNQWIDAKLKSNIALFDTWIAYTAIERANASFTIQQ
- a CDS encoding efflux RND transporter periplasmic adaptor subunit, giving the protein MKKIQSTALALSLALFTISCSEKQPEKNRQRGQGQDIISVKISPLSSEDVSGSILATGLVSTEDQANYSFKVGGVISRIWVDEGQSFRKGQLLATLNTTEIAAGVAQADLNVAKAQRDYNRANNLYKDSVFSLEQLQNTRTALEVARQSKQAAAFNERYAKIYAVSDGFVSKKLVSEGEIVSGGMPVFLTNSTQKNNSYLLKVGVTDLEWAAIKTGQPASVTLDGYPDRKFEAAVFRKLQSADREIGSFQVELKLKLDRVAPAVGMFGKAEIKTDQSGKSVVIPYNALVEADGNQGFVFVPNGKNRVKKVPVNILKFDNTKVYLREKPYGTDAIVVSNSAYLNEQSIIKIIK
- a CDS encoding efflux RND transporter permease subunit — its product is MKITNFSVKNYQFTLIIFVLVAVVGILTLFTMPRSEDPTTHPPQYLVTVIYPGTSPKDMEEQVVKPIENKIYGLENIDKILTTVEDGVAAIQIKFKYGVDVDNKYQEISTEINALKGSELPKDIYLIKTEKISSSDVKILQVALVSNTASGKTLRDRADELKTQLEKITNLREVKYAGIPEQEIRIDLQLDKLARLNIPLNLVMGSIQSEAADIPGGSINLDSKVFNVKTSGKFKNVEDVANTVIYNAGGKIIYLKDVARVTYKDGTVNHITRLNGNRCILVTAAMKDNVNITNVQEEYTPVVEAFGKTLPENIKMVKNFDQADMVSQRLGHLGFDFVLAILLVVITLLPLGFRASVIVMISIPLSLALGLITMNLLGYSLNQLSIVGLVVALGLLVDDSIVVVENIERWLREGHSQKDAVLKGTKQIGIAVVGCTATLVIAFLPLAFLPDIAGEFIRSLPMAVMTSVLASMIVALTMVPFLGSKILKTHTHAEGNFFLKNLQKFLSLSYKRIMPLALKWPKATIGISVVLSILAFMLFPLAGFKLFPTSEKPMFLINIKMPLQADIPESDRVTKMIEKELKKEDEIVHYTSNVGKGNPQIYYNVHQQDIKPDFAQIFVQLEDEAGPGAKTELIKKLRSKFSSFPYARVEIKDFEQGTPIEANIVVRVFGENQDTLRSISFKVEQLLRKHPGTFYINNELNAYKSDVKIKIDKEKARTSGVMTSDVDRVIRMAVAGLNVGDYIDDRGDSRNVVITLPREKFASLDALKNLYVNNIQGIPVQIDQIASISFEKSPTAINHFNKSRFAKVTSLTKDGVLANDILKDIVPELNKMKLPAGYSYKLSGEAESEGDALGGNFLSVIILSAFLFIAVLLLQFKTFKGIIIVLSIIPLGILGGVILLLLTGNPMSLVSIIGFIGLSGIQVKNSLLLVDFTNQLRLEGHSIDEAIHIAGETRFLPVVLTSITAICGLLPIALNPNPLIAPLAIVLIGGLISSTILSRIVTPVMYKLIPPQLGDQI